One Bacteroidia bacterium DNA window includes the following coding sequences:
- a CDS encoding HNH endonuclease, producing METAYQIKLTNKDAHLILDEKGYKAIVGNKYFQAIQLLEHLRAHSNGYAFFQRLKSVRGMASSETIYIHKHLAENFIDKPLVKSGKKVFVHFKNKNPLDCRLENLEWVTMNQLRRNQKNVGGDSGYRGVVTEGPKRYKAIIYDEGKPIVIGIFKTPLAAAKAYNKRSLEMFGPTASLNDLNKKID from the coding sequence GTGGAAACTGCCTACCAAATTAAATTAACCAACAAAGATGCTCACCTCATTCTCGATGAGAAAGGCTATAAAGCCATCGTTGGTAATAAATATTTTCAAGCCATTCAACTGCTCGAACACCTCAGGGCGCATTCCAACGGCTATGCCTTTTTTCAACGGCTTAAATCGGTGCGCGGAATGGCTTCCTCTGAAACAATCTATATCCACAAACACCTGGCCGAAAACTTTATCGATAAACCTCTGGTGAAATCCGGAAAAAAGGTCTTCGTGCATTTCAAAAATAAAAACCCCCTCGATTGCCGTCTCGAAAACCTGGAATGGGTTACCATGAATCAACTTCGAAGAAATCAGAAAAATGTAGGTGGTGATTCAGGTTATAGAGGAGTTGTAACCGAAGGACCTAAACGCTACAAAGCAATTATTTACGACGAAGGTAAACCCATCGTAATCGGCATTTTCAAAACACCTCTTGCAGCAGCTAAAGCCTATAATAAACGCTCCCTCGAAATGTTTGGTCCTACTGCCAGTTTGAATGATTTAAATAAAAAAATAGATTAA
- a CDS encoding GIY-YIG nuclease family protein: MFAIIDIETCGSKFELRKGRIIEIAILVHDGLQVVERYSTLVNPECHISSYFTRISGITNEMVSDAPTFPQIAKKVLELTEDAIFVAHNVGFDYSFVQDEFRSLGYKYRRETLCTVRLSRKLIPGLRSYSLGKLCESLGIEVYDRHRALGDAEATVKLFDLLLQVKSNHPQFKNQGVEKLMARKVDAIKDYILKKLPEECGVYYFLNQDKEIIYVGKSRNMYQRAMQHFGSNEAKHKKMLAELMDVDYVETGSELLALLMESAEIKKHKPKFNRLRKAEEFSHAIDTWEKDGIVHFQIVDASQAKAPLQFFPNYTGAREKLNRWIEEHTLCLSYCHLTDEGAICFNHHIKQCNGICAGEEDPIDYSIRAKRVLAEFNFPYPTFILVDRGRGMDERTIVLVENHHYAGYAYVDTHTPIAGLDDLKAIIHTEFNFPDANELLRGWIRQNGWNKIKPIL; this comes from the coding sequence TTGTTTGCCATCATTGATATCGAAACCTGTGGAAGCAAATTCGAACTGAGGAAGGGACGAATTATCGAAATTGCTATCCTGGTGCACGATGGCTTGCAAGTGGTAGAACGTTACAGCACCCTGGTAAACCCGGAATGTCATATATCGTCTTATTTTACCCGTATTTCGGGCATTACCAACGAGATGGTGTCCGATGCGCCTACCTTTCCCCAAATTGCTAAAAAGGTGCTGGAACTCACAGAAGACGCCATTTTTGTAGCTCATAACGTAGGTTTTGATTACAGCTTTGTGCAGGATGAATTTCGCTCACTCGGATACAAATACCGCCGTGAAACCTTGTGTACGGTTCGGTTAAGCCGGAAACTGATTCCCGGGTTACGCTCTTACAGCCTGGGTAAACTCTGCGAGTCCCTGGGTATTGAGGTGTACGACCGCCACCGAGCCCTTGGCGATGCCGAGGCTACCGTCAAACTTTTCGATTTATTGTTGCAGGTTAAATCCAATCACCCCCAATTCAAAAACCAAGGCGTAGAAAAACTGATGGCCCGAAAGGTGGATGCCATCAAAGACTACATCCTCAAAAAACTGCCCGAAGAATGTGGGGTGTATTACTTTCTAAACCAGGATAAAGAGATTATTTACGTAGGTAAAAGCCGGAACATGTATCAACGGGCCATGCAGCATTTTGGCTCCAATGAGGCTAAACACAAAAAAATGCTGGCCGAATTGATGGATGTGGATTATGTGGAAACAGGGAGCGAATTGCTGGCCTTGCTCATGGAATCCGCCGAAATCAAAAAGCATAAACCCAAATTCAATCGTTTGCGCAAAGCAGAAGAGTTTTCTCATGCTATCGATACCTGGGAAAAGGACGGAATTGTACACTTCCAAATCGTAGATGCCAGTCAGGCAAAAGCGCCTCTCCAATTCTTTCCCAATTATACCGGCGCCCGCGAAAAACTCAATCGCTGGATCGAAGAACATACGCTTTGTCTAAGCTACTGCCACCTCACCGATGAAGGGGCCATTTGCTTTAATCACCATATCAAACAATGCAACGGAATCTGTGCCGGCGAAGAAGATCCTATCGACTATTCCATTCGTGCCAAACGAGTACTGGCGGAATTTAATTTTCCGTACCCTACCTTTATTCTGGTTGATCGCGGACGTGGAATGGATGAACGTACCATTGTGCTTGTCGAAAACCACCACTATGCCGGTTATGCTTATGTAGATACACATACCCCAATTGCCGGATTGGACGATTTAAAGGCTATCATACATACCGAATTCAACTTCCCCGATGCCAATGAACTATTGCGAGGCTGGATTCGACAAAATGGATGGAATAAAATCAAACCCATCCTCTAA